The sequence TTGTCTTACACTGGCTTAAAATGTAAAGCCCCAATTTTTTGCACGTCCTTACTGTTTGTGtgaaggaataaaaaaaaaaaaatgtagttgttttttttttccattggtttttgtttttcctaGAACCCTTTTTGTTAATCTGATAAGCGGGTCATAGTGATACTACCTATGTTTCCATTAACTTGTTTTCTTTTCAAGAGAGACAAACTGTTCTCAGACATTGTGCacattgtttttggggttttttttgttgtacaTTTTATATACAGATGTTTTTGCAGTAAACATTGCATTAACAGTGCCACCTTATGTGTACAGTGGGTCGTTTACGTCTGAACGCCAACTAAATTTGATGACACATTTTCAAGTAAAAACGGAGGAACCATACACATGTTCACTTGACATCATGGTATGCGTCTCTGTATTTGCCACAGAACTCATTAAGATGTCAGCCATGACCAAACACGATTTGAAATTCTGATGAGGGTTTCACACACGTTCGATCCAACTACTATGTCTTCGCTTTGATGGCTTGCAAGACCCTCTTATGTCGATAAGGTGCTGCCTGTCACAGAACCTGGTAGAACTGATTGTTGAAAAGATAAtgagcctcattcatcaattgttcgtacatacaaatttgcttttacacacccatggaattttttttagctcgcaagattgtctgacagtcggaagcaaagcctgatggcttaATTCCTAACCCCCTGACATCTGTTGTCTCTTGTGCATGCCAGAACATCTTGGAAACGTTAATTTAGTTTAGTTTCACCATGATCTTTGTTTTCTCTCACTTGACTTGTAATCATTGGTGATCCCAGTGAATTATTAGTCAGGAGGACATACAGAAAAACAATCGATTGAAACTCAGTTTGACAACATATAACTGAATTTTGCTGTGGTCCTCCTGTGATTACCTGTTGGAtgtgtttatttgtcatttgttacCAATGTAAAGCAGTACAGGCCAGAATATTTAGTGCAACCTAAGATATAACCAGAGGGATAACATTACACGTGTATAGAACTGGGGTTTATTCATCAAATGAAACAAACATAACAAATTAAAAATACATCAGTGACGTTTTCACTTTTTGAACGTTTTTGTTGTACAATATTGGAGGGCTTCCATGTTGTATCACCTACGCAGGACTGGCTGTTAACCAAGATCCAACTTGCTCCTCTCACAAGAGAAAATGTTGTATTTGGTATTAACACGAAGGACATTAAGGGGGACTTGATTTTGAACAACCCGATACTCCTGGCGAAAATTTTCATCCACACATCCAAATAGGGGAAAATGAGACCACTTTCTTCTGTTTTCAAAAGGGGCCTTGTGGACAATCATCGCAGTGCTTCGAGACTAAttgggggggaacatgcaaaacCTCTCCTCAGAGCTTATGAAGAACTGAAAATATCTGAGGACACCTAGAGCAACTATCAAAAGGTGCAGACGTATTATCTTtaatttgttttatctattttttttattctcaatcatttgttatatattttattttatacaaTTTATCTTTCTTGTCTAAGCTGCCTTGTATGTTGAGAGGTGTTTACTGTCATGGTTTGTATGCCTTTATTTTTTGTAAATGAACCGCtttcaataaaaacaaaaaggtTGTACTGCCTATCGCCAAGTTTAAAAGAAATTGTCGCCTGTCGATGACGTCATAGCGCGGACCAAACTAACTCGCCTGTGTCTACTTTGCAGGTTGTGTGAACGGCTTTATGAAGGCAAATATTTGAAGAGAGGACCTTTGAAATGTCTGTAAATTATGCTTCTGGACTCTCGCCCTATGCAGACAAAGGTGTATGCGGACTCCCCGAGGTAACTTTGGCTGCCCAGTTGCTGACCGTGTTCATAGTTAACGGCTAGCTTTTTAGCTGTTAGCAAGTTAGCGAGCATCACCTCCTGCGCCCAGCATTAACTCAGCTAGTGACTTCTATTTGATGAATTATGCGATTGCTTTTACTGTTGATCCTGTCATATCCACTCCCATTTTCTCACACTGTTTCGCTGACTGCGTCTTTTATGTGGGCTAACAGACGTTTGATAGTCCCGAGGAGCTGAAAGCGAAGGTCCAGACTCTAGCTCAGTTGATAAAGGAGTCTCAGTGCCTGGTTGTCCACTCTGGAGCAGGCATAAGCACATCAACAGGCATACCTGACTTCAGGTAAGGCACCAGTATAACACTGCTGTAAAAATCTGCCATGTTTATCATTGatctctcactttgtctccctttctcacacacaaacacaaccacaaaacggAAAGGGGGTGGGGTCTGCAAACCAGATACTCGTttgtttagttatttatttatttatttatttatttatttattttccccacCAAATGACAGCTTTGCCCAAAAAATGTTGGTGACTGGGTCTGACTGGGTGGCGGGTCTATGGATATGTGACTTGTGATGTATGTGTCAGGCACATTTGGAATGAATTAAGGGACTCAGATGATAATGAATCAGGCAGCCCATATTATCAGTGATGGTGAGATATATAAATATTTTCGCCCTGCAGTTGACTGTATCTCAGAAGATTTTCAGAATTTCTTTGTTTCTATTCCTGCCATGGTATGGCCAATGTTGTGAACTCTTTAAGCTCCGACAATAGCTGATGCCATTATGAAGATATTTGTGCAAAAAATGCCATTAAGCCTGGCAAAAGATGCTCAGGGTTTGAGTTTGAATATACAaattcattttttctttttcttttttaaaattgaAACATTATTTGCTTTTTGAAAAACGCGAAGGGAGAGGCGGAAGAGTGGCTTAGTGGTTACTAGGGCTGTCAATCTTCCTATATAATCATATTCGAATTTCTATGCATTATTGTTAATATTCGAATATATTCGATTTTTTAAAAGCTGTAATTTAGCCTATTTACAGGCTTGTGTCCATGTCTACAGTATCAGAATGTGGTTATTAAGTACATTCTGTCCACTAGAGGGCATTCCAGCCACTCAAAACGTCTAGAAAGACGAACTCTCAGAAAGTCCCGGTCAAGTCCAGGTTTGAATAAAAGCTATTTATCAACTTTCTCGAGGCTAAGGAACACTCCTACTCCCCCAGATATTTAGGAGACCTCGAGAGGTGTCCTAAGTGGTTAGGAGTTGCCAGTAGGAGAATGAGACTGAGGAGACAAATTTTCCATCGCCTATTAAAATGCCTTGTGTTTTTGGTTAATTCGTACGCAATACAATTCGTCCCCACGGTTCATTTGTACACATGACATACACTTTCTATTTAGGAGATTGCTGCGTTGTTGTTGAATGAGTTGTGTGCGTCTTTACGCACCAATGGGTATAGGCTGCTTGAATGAAGACGTAGCCTACCGTAGTTTTTGACGTTGTCTCCAGTGGTATCGTACGGTTTCACAACTCGCGCGGCTAGGAACCATGTGCCTCGGCTCAAGCTCGTGGACGAAATCTCTAAATCCAGACCCCTGCGATATGTTGATCGGTCTCATATCTTTGCAGATAAACTTTTGTCAGTTTCTCCGGAATCCCCGTTTGGCGGGTAGCTGGTAACCCTCTCGATGAGGAGGGAGGCAAAAAGGAGGTCATGCTTGCCTGCCTTTAGCTGCGGTTCCTCAGACTCCCGTTAGCTCCGCTGCTAGCATACCAGGGTGTAGCGTTAGCAGGTGTGCCCTGAAGTTGCTGGTTGTAGTGTGGTATTTCATTTGGATCTTGCATATTCTGCAGATTACTATATCTCTATTTGTGATATTTTTCCCCCGTTTGTTGACCGAAATCCAAATGTTTTCCACACCTCGCTTCTCAAACGGTCAGGGATGGTGATCTCCGTCGGCTCCTCTCTTTCCGCCATTTCTGTGATAGTGACGTTAATGGTATCGCGCGCGTTTAACGATATTGTGATTCAGACTCAAACTTTATTGTTCATGACACGTCGAAAGCGTCTCACATGGGTAGGCAGGCGAGAAGAGCGAGATTCGCTAACATTAGCCaacacattttgatatatttttttaaaaattacacATCGAATAGCGATTCGAGTATAAACTTAAGTCCCCAACTAACGGgtctgagcggttagcgatgtcgccttgtggtgcagaacatctcgtatcgaatcccgcaccgggcaagaaagtaaccggttacactagcgttCGAATAGTATTCATATCTTTTACTATTCAAAATATATTCGAATATAGAAATTTGTTCCAACAGCCCTAGTGGTTACTAGcgctttgcctcacagcaagagagtCCTGTGTTCAATTTCAGCccatctttgtggagtttgcatgttcctcccatgtttgtgtgggtgtccGCCAAGTGCTCCTGTTAcctccccacagtccaaagacaagcatgtaggttaggtgaacagGATtccctaaattgcccctaggtatgctTGACCAGCAtgggccctgtaatggactggtgacctgtccaaggtgtctcccctgCTGTCTACCTTATGCCTGCTGGGAGAGCCTCCAGCCCCTTGCAATCTTGAATCGGATTATGTTGGTATTATGGATACATAGGAAAATGAAGGAAATTTCAAAATAGAGAATTGGAATATTCTTTATTTAACCATTAAAACTATGAAACTAGACCTTTTTTTCTACATGAAAGTTATTTTTCATTGTTCCTCCTGAGGTTTTGTTATACGAAGAGAGCCGTTTTTCTGCAGTGCCCAAAAATCTATGAGCTTTTAGTTTGCATCTCTCTTTGGCTCACCTCCTGAGGTCTATTGAAGTACCACTGTACCAGCAGATGAGGGCGTGAGAAGCTTAGTGTGGTATTTTGATTCAGGAAAGTTGCTGGAACAATCCAGCTCTTTGTAAGGTCACTCAAACAGACATTATGGTGGGCTTGTTTGTTTGATCCCATTATATCGTCTGGGTTTTCTCTGCAGTATGCCATCACAAATTTACCTCTAGTGTCTGAGCTGATAAAGAAGAAATGAAGAACCAAAGAATTATGAATGAGTGAAACATTGATTTGGCTCATTTCCCATTTGATTAATTAAAATTATGTTTCAGTTGTTTGCAGGTAATTGGCTCTAGTACACACACTAAACCATAACGCTTGTGGAAACTTAGCTAATAAATATAGAATAGACTAGCTGTCTATCTGGCTGTCAACCTTTTTTAGACTGCAAATAAAGTCTAGGGtacacacaaaatatttacagacTCAAAGCATATATCCACTCTTGGCTGTCCTATTAGTTTGGATTTTAGCACTAGAAAGTGTTGTTGTTATCAaacccacacatacatgtgcatgcgcgcccgcacacacacacacacacacacacacacacacacacacacattcagtagCAGCTTGACATTAGTGGAAAGCAAAACATGCTCATGCTAGATCAGCTCTGTAGACCTTCACTAGCTTTTAAGTCCTGCAGCACATCTCTCCCATTGATAAGCATGCAATAAGTGACGCATATGGCTCTGTTAATGCCGATTAGTCTTTCAGACAGTCTTGGCAAGCGATGTATCAAATTCACAATGAAAGATGGACCTTTGAACATTCAAAATGAACTAGAGATGAGGCTGAGGCTGTTGTGGATATTGGGATTCACAGAACGTATTCTCCACCCTGATGCATAAAGATATTTTCCATGTCCTCAGTAACTCAGCAACTGTCACAGTGTGAGGCGGAAACAAGGAGCAATGCTATGATTTTACAATTTTGGAGATATCCAAATGGAACAAAGAATGTAAATAAGAATCATGGCAGGTTGGAAAATAGATTTTACTAATTTTTGTATGATTGTTGGAATGTCATCATTTTTAGTAAACTTtgaaaacaaatgtcctttttgagacttttcaggaaaaaaaattatACACACAGGAGCTGGCATTTTAGCTGTTCACCAGGTGTGAAAATACAGTAAATGGCAGGTAGCAGTGAGTCTGAAAAAGGGGTGAAGTTgtgtggctaacaagcagatatgccaGAACAAGCTCACAGAAAATCTTAACTAGCAGATGCTGACACATCATTAgctgaatgtcttgatgcatgctcaattatccaggtaaaaaaatcaaagaaggttgaatcagttcatctggacacaatatttattgacagatacgtttcatcactcaactaagtgacatcttcaatcagactgaagatgtcacttagttgtgatgaaacgtatctgtcaataaacattgtatccagatgaactgattcaatcttctttgatcaGTAGCTAAAATCCAggttcagatatatatatatatgcacacacacattttttttttttgtttaatcaaTGGGGAAGGTCTTGGCAGAGCAGCACTGGCATGACTTGCCAAAAGACACGTAAGGGTGGACATTAAGCTTTCGTGTGGTATTGAGTCCTGGATTTCTGGTTGTAGGATGTGCGCTTAGATTGCTTCCATCACTAAACCAATCTGCCACAGTTCCTGTTTCCACGTTTGGGTCATTAAACTAAACTCAAACGTCAATTATAAAACATTAAAACTTCCCTTTCCCCTTCTTTGATGCATCCTATGATGCATCCTCATAAACATTTAACCCATTTGCATGTGCTGCTTCTTGGAACTAAAGGAAAACTCGACTCCTTAAGACATTCTGAGCCTGTTGGTACCAAAAAGGAGCTCTTTTAGTGGACGTTATTTGGTGAGCACAGGTTGTTTGCAGCTTGCTGTAAAGCAGTCGGCTAACGCAAGCTTGctcaatgtcttgatgcatgctcaataatccaggtaagaaaataaaagaaggtTGCTCAATAGTTAAGCAACAGTTaggatgatcggctgtggcgacccctaacgggagcagccaaaagtagtagtagtagttgctcaATAGTTAAGCAATTTAAAAGATTCTCCTACCCATCGCTTAGTTTAAAAAATACTGGAGTTTTTCTGTAAAGTCTTTGCCCTTAAGGACTGctttctatttttttatttccccatATTCTGTTTCAGGGGTCCAAAGGGTGTGTGGACCTTGGAAGAGAAGGGTGAGACACCCCACTTTGATATCACATTTGAGGATGCTCGACCCAGCCTGACTCACATGGCTCTAGTAGGGCTACAAAGGGCTGGCTACCTCAAATACCTCATCAGCCAGAACGTGGATGGCCTGCATGTCAGATCTGGCTTCCCCAGGTAATACTGCACTGCCTGCTGAACGTAAGCCTAATACTGAGACAGCAGCTGTAAGCTCACGAAAACCGCTCGCACCATGTTGTTTCTCAGTTGTCGGCAGGCATCAGTACATAACACTGCCTGTCAAAAGTTTGGGAAcacctttccttttttctttcttttttttttaataaattttcagAGTAATTTTTGATTTTCTCTGTTTTCAATtatgtaagaaaaaaaatgacCTGCAAATGTTTATATAATACAAGTATTTACTTACTAATCTATGTAACACTAAGCTACATGTCAAAAGTAACAAACAAAATTCCACTTTTttcagaaaatgtattaaaaaaaaaaaaaaaaaagcagggtgTCCCCATACTtgaggttgcctcacagcaagaagttcctaggttcgaaccccaggccgtcccaagtcctttctgtgtggagtttgcatgttctccccgtgtctgcgtgagtttcctccaagtgctccggtttcctccgaccatcaaaaagccatgcatgttagggttaatactcctgtctgtgcccctgaccaaggcagtaggaaaaaataactggagttggtccctgggtgctacagctgcccactgctccgatacAGTAGgactggttaaatgcagagaagagatttcattgtaagaatacaattcgtttagaggtacaatgacaaaataaagtgactttctttctttttctttctatttttcacGTGCAGTGTAGTTACTGTCAATGTTGTGAAAGCCCCAATATTACGATGTCAGTTGTCACACTGATCAGATACAATTAATTGAAGTTGTGTAATTTAAAAATTTTTCCAAATTTGCAGAAATATATTCCTTTAGAAATAAAAACCACAATACAGTTTATTCAAATCATAATCTGATTTCTGGCGTTGTTTGTGATAAATGGGGAATTTTCCAGACAAAGTAATGGTTCAATGACATCATGACTTGTTGCATGAGGTCGCAGCATCACTTCACTTCCTCGTGATCCATGTTCTCAGGTTTAATCTCAGTTAGGAGGAGGACGTGCTGCCTCATGTTGACCACTAACTGCAGTCCCACAGCAAAACTGTCGCCCTTCAAATATGTGCTGAAATGAGCTTCATCATCATGCCAGAAATGTTGGTCTGCATTCAGATAAATTGGACTGACCCCAGGCAAGGAGTCTTAATATTCTATTTGATACATGTCTATCCTATAACAGATGGCTGCCCTTCCTAGGAAGCCATTTCTCAGCTTTCCCTCTCTTCTTCATTAGCCTACAGTTTTCATCAGGGGACTTCTAAATAAGCTCGACGCTTTATCATAGAGAGTTGTGACTCCCCGTCCAAATGGCAATCACTGAGAGAGGAAGTGAACTGACACTAAAGCAGCTGCTCGGCTCTCATCTGATTTTTATTCCAAATGGAATATAGAAATTAATACGAATGCTTGAAATTTTTATGAGTGCAAGACCTGCAGAGGAAGagagtctttttttttgttgaattatGTGAAAGTGTCTCATCCTTTCTTTAAAGTGTCGGGACTATGATTTAATGAATATTGTCTTTGTGATCTTCCTCTAATCCCCAGCGTTACCAAACACCAAACAAGTTCTTCTTTTTCTCACTCTGTCAGGGATTTGCTATCCGAGCTCCACGGAAACATGTTTGTGGAGGAGTGTGAGAAATgtggcaggtacacacacacacacacacacacacacacacaccttgatgtTGATACTAAAACCCTACCACAGTTTTTACTTGAACAAGCCGCTTTGACTTGCATCTATTTTTTTCCACACAAGATTGTGTATCCCATCATCTTCTTTTGTTTGCAAGTATAAATGTATTAGAAAGGTGAattgaaagagtttttttttttttcaggcagtACGTGAGAGAGAAGGTGATCGGTGTGATGGGGCTGAAACCCACCGGACGCTACTGTGAAGTGGTCCGCTCCAGGGGACTCAGATCCTGCAGGTAAGGCATGCTTAAATTTGTCCATAGTGAAGTAATAATATTTTACTATCAATCTtcctgtgtatgtatatatgaatGGTGGTCTACATTACAGAGGGAAACTCATCAGCACCATACTGGACTGGGAGGATGCTCTTCCACACAGAGACCTAACCAAAGCAGATGATGTCAGCAGGTAAGACACATTGATCATCTCTACAACCCAGCGTTGTGCCCATCAGACTGTGCATCAGGAACCAACTGGTCCCAATGAAGCCCAGTTCATCTCTGATGTGTTACCATGATATATATACACAGTTAACAAGGCTGAGTTTGTTACCATGGTGTTGCCACAGCTACTGACAGGACACTACTATCAGCTGTTCAAAGTGGAAAAATTCTATTATAAAGACAGCTTGATTTAGACGTGAAAATATATTTCCCCATAATGTTTAGGCAGGTATTGGATAGGAGTGATTCTGGCGTCTATTCAGTGTTTCTCCTCTACTTGGCCACATTAACATTACTGCTCTTACACATCCTCTCTTCCTTGAACACCCAGGTCAGGTTTATAAATGGATGCTCATCCTAAATAGGAAATTAGATGCTTCCGGGTATTGGTTACATGACACATCTAATTTAATGTAAAATGATATTTGCTGTAATGCTTTATTTGCTGTAATGCTCTGTACCTTTTTGTCAATTTTTTGCCAATGGAATAGTTTACTACTGGGAATTTTTTACATTGCACATCATCATCAGTTTTACTGTTTAAAAGTAGGCTTTTCTTTTTGACATTTGCCTCTTCATTTCTGTATCCACAGTtgttgtctttgtcttgtaaaatAGCATGATGTTCTGAATGCTTCTATCTCCAAATTTCATTGTGGATTCACAGTTACTTACTGCTCCACTTTCAGTTACAGCTCACTTTAACACTTAGTTAAGGTTTCAATCAGGACATACagaaataaatggtaaatggattgcattgatatagctcttttctagctgcaacagccactcaaagcactttccaGTCAACAAATAGCttacattcacccacacacacactcatgcaccgaCGGCAATATCCGCCATGCAAAATAACAACCAGcacatcgggagcagttaggggtgtgATGTTTTGCCCAACGACTCCAACATTTTTACAAggaggatcaaaccagcaacccacAAGTTACCaggcgacctgctctacctccgagcCACTTTCACCCCTAAATCAAAAGTGTGCCACGTGTGTTATGCATGATTTGCCAAACAATTATACACTTCCTTTTTTaaaatagttttaagaatcaaCATGTGAATAAGGAGAACCCTCTCACTGGGCAAATATGCTACTTGATTATGTGACATGATACTTAAAGCTACATGTCATTCATAGTGGTACACTTGTTTTTAGCCTTTCTCTGCCCACACTGAAAGTGGCACAAAAAAGGTCGGACAGCAAGACAAAAAGAGGCTGAGAGTGGCACTGCTGCAGCAGAACACCACGCCCGAGCacctcacaagtctacccagagttAAGTTGTGTGTCGTCTTTGTACATgggttattgttattgttttagTGTGCTGGACCCCATGTGAGTAAAATACGCAATGTTGGGCATTGATATTTGATGCCCATAAATAATTTAGGCAATCCCTTACCTACATTATTTAGGTGGGTTGCAATGTGCATTTCCACCGAGAAGAAGGAGAAAGCATAGATTTTCTTCTGTGTGATATGGCCGTGTAATATGGTCTTGCCTTTTGATGATTTTATCACCAGGGCTTTACCGTTCTAGGGAAACTGCATATTTTCAgctcaaaaaatgtaaaaaagtttACTACTTCTTGAATCATCTTTTTCAATCAGACGAGCAGACTTGGCATTGACTCTGGGAACCTCCATGCAGATCAAACCCAGCGGAGACCTTCCACTCCTCACTAAGCGAAAAGGTGGCAAGGTGGTCATCATCAACCTACAGACCACCAAACATGTGAGTCCCACGCATGCGCAAATATAGAAGCACCTGTGCAACAAACCTGTATGGTGCTCCATCTTTTTCAGTATTTCAGTGATGCATTAAATCCCTCAAACATTTTTAAGAGCACGTCAAAAAGCCTGTAGGAATTAAAGACACCAGAATTCTCTGTCCACATAAGCTGTCGACCTATTTTCCTCCATCTCACGGCTTTAATTTTCTCTGCCAGGATAAGCATGCGTACCTGCGTATCCATGGTTACGTAGACGAGGTCATGAGACAGGTTATGGACTTGCTGGGATTGGACATTCCAAAGTGGGAGGGGCCGACTATCTGCGAGAGCGCCGCGGCCATCTCTGAATCCACCACCCTTCTCAAGTCACCAGGTGCAGCAAAGAAAGGGGTGAAAACTGAGGTCAAGAAGGAGGAGAGAAAAAGACTCGCCATACCACAAACAGACGAGGAGCAGGTTAACAAGGAGCCAATTACTGTGAAGAAGGAGAGAACAGAAGCCCCCGTAGGGTTTAACAAAAAGAAATAGACTGTGTCACTCTTAGCAGAGCTTCTTAGAAAGGGTGAACCTTACAACAGAGGGCCCAACAACCCAACATGGAATGGAATTCCTCCTTTGTCATCCGATTCCCTCTGGAGCAATGACTACACCAGTACTGTATTTTCTTTATGGATCCCACATTTTTCCGTGGTCACTTAATGACAGCTGTCTTTCTAGTGGAGAATACCCTCCCAACATAGAAACACACAATAAGACATAGTACATTGTGTCTTAGAAAAGTGTGATTAGGGCTCTCCATTGTGGCAaattatagatttttttttttaagtgggctTACCTTTCGCGGA is a genomic window of Lampris incognitus isolate fLamInc1 chromosome 14, fLamInc1.hap2, whole genome shotgun sequence containing:
- the LOC130124116 gene encoding NAD-dependent protein deacylase sirtuin-6-like, whose protein sequence is MSVNYASGLSPYADKGVCGLPETFDSPEELKAKVQTLAQLIKESQCLVVHSGAGISTSTGIPDFRGPKGVWTLEEKGETPHFDITFEDARPSLTHMALVGLQRAGYLKYLISQNVDGLHVRSGFPRDLLSELHGNMFVEECEKCGRQYVREKVIGVMGLKPTGRYCEVVRSRGLRSCRGKLISTILDWEDALPHRDLTKADDVSRRADLALTLGTSMQIKPSGDLPLLTKRKGGKVVIINLQTTKHDKHAYLRIHGYVDEVMRQVMDLLGLDIPKWEGPTICESAAAISESTTLLKSPGAAKKGVKTEVKKEERKRLAIPQTDEEQVNKEPITVKKERTEAPVGFNKKK